The genomic region gataaaatgaattatagtGTGTGTAGCACTCTCTAAAGGTATTACAATTTTATGTCCGctaaatattatacttaaagTAAAccttatttatatacaaatatatatatatgcacataataTAATCCATATTGAATATACATACGTAATTTCCtcatcacaacaaacacaattaatttctcatccacaaaatttcatatatatatatatattcacatatCAAACAACAcgaaaataaaactattataattagttcataGATCATCCACATTCTTAATTCGTATTTATACCTTTTCAAAATGTGGCTTCTATTTTACTAGAAAACGGCATACGGCCTCAACTTTTCTTAAATGCAAATGATTTCTGCCGCTTTGGAGGAATGATCTATTTGACTCCCCGATCAGCATCAAATATCTGGGGCTGAAGGGCGTGGATCGTGGTCCGTTCCTTAGAAGTCTATATACGGCTTCTGACCCCTACGGGCGATATCCTCTGGGGCCTTGAGCACCTTTGGGCTCACGGTACAAATTCTCTGCGTAGATTGGGCCTTCAAATGAGTCAGGCTAAGGTTTGAGCCTAATGCATTAtgtgtattaatataattatcaaaatattaattaaattagttagtaaagtattatttttattattcattgaCATTTATAtcgatataaatatttaaattcaagaaatagatttagtatattaattttatattgtgattttaatttaatttttttatttaaattataaaaatataaaaaggattatatataattttttgtatttgaatagttaaataaatatatttgagagAAAGCGGTGCAATTGATGTTACTCTCTGAATCCACCTTGGGTGAAGGAAAAGGGTTCTTCCTTATTCGTTCACGTTTCAACTTTGCCATTGGTTCGTCCCCACAATCCTTCTCGGCACGTCAAATTGTTCCACGGAACATTATAGTTtcctattttcttgaaaagaaaagaaacagcaAAATCCTCACCCTCCCATTTCTCACGCGGGCATTGTCCCTTTCGCACTTCCTTCTCTTCGCAAAATCGAATAGAaacttttgtgtttttgcCGAAAGGAAGATAATTGATCTTTGGATAATAAGCTGCGGTTTTCCTGGttgatatatttgataatCACAAAAGTAAAGTTTTggtatattattttgttgaagCTACTgcaaattttgagtttttgtgGATGATTATTgctattttcattttgtgtCTTTACTGGATGACATAAATGATATACAGGTAGTGGTGGATTACTGTTAATTCAGTGGATGACGATGAGTCAAGGGGGATCGTCGTCGAGGAGAAGCATGACGTTGACCAGCTCATTGTCTCAGGGAAGGAAGAAAATTGCGGCGCCGGCGGAGAACGGCAGCGTGGGGGTTGGGAATTCCCCTCGACACCGCAAATCTATATCAACTTCCCGTTCCGCGTATGctgtatttatattattctttcaGCGTTTATTTAAGCATAATTTGATTCCTTAATCgaatgaattttcaatttgcaCTTGTGATATGTTGTTGAAGATGTTTGTTATATGAAGAAGCTGATGGTCCATAAAAACATCCTGTAGTGCAGTTTggtatttaaatgaattttttccatcacttttgtttgaaaagataaaaatgggGGAGTTTttactttctcttttatatgcTTGAGTTTTCTTTGACTCTATGATGCATTTGCCGTTGCTTGGAAATTAAAGTATTCTTGTAAAGCAACTGAAACTTCAGTGCAGATTAAATCAAACAAGCagcttaattaatgggctctCTTATGTTAGCTTATTCGATTTTGTTGAAGAAAAGCTAAGTAAAATGTTTTCCTACTTCAAATGATTACTTTGCTTTATCTTCTGAATCCGtttgtctttcttttatttgccTCTCCAAAAGGATCCAAACATAGCAAAAAGGCAAGAAAGAATCTAATGGAAGATAGAGGGGCACAGTCAATTGGGAGATGTAGGCAGGAATTGAAAAGAaaggatgatgatgagaatAAGATGTTagatcaaaatcaaattttataatctgATCGAAATAAAAAGGCATCTGATATATATTGTTAAGGCCATAATTAAACTCTACTGATGAGGATACTGAACTTGAGAAAAATACCCATGTTTCCAAGATAGAAGGAGCTGAAAGGGCtccaaaatttttgtttgtgtttcaGCTGGTACCAAGATTTGATTTTGGTCAACTAGGCTGATAATATGAATTGTTTATGCTTTCTGAtatagtttttctttatatgtaGAAAATGAGGGTTGAAGGTATAACTTATGAAGTAGTTTGTTGAAACCTTAGATACATAGAATCTAAggacaaatatatatgagttgaaatttaaaataaccATTTAATAGCTTTCATTAAGGTTGTGTTAATTGCCATCATTATTATGTATCCATCAAACAAGCAAAAGCAGACTATTGAATCAtgtagaagaaaaagaattagggATTTGAGTTCAAAAGTAAACTCTAggaaatttatttgattgttaATGATAATAGTAAAATAAGCAGGTATAAGTATACCTAACTGATAAAATTGCTAATGAGCCAAACACAAAATCTTCTAAGCTTATAAAAGCCAAAACTGCTCCAAATTTTGTCTTCCTTTGAGCTGGTACCAAGTTCTGATTTCCTTTAAGTTATTTACGTATTTCTTACTGTGCTATTTCACTAGCTTAAACAGACGAATTAGGGAAAGGGGAGAAGCACTTGACTTATTTCCAATTTTCACTTTCCCTATGCCGGTGTTTTTGCTAGGAATGTTCTGTCCAAACTTATGTCTGGGAAATGAGAATGGAAGATTAAGTCTGTTTTCTGTTTGTTCAGAAAATAAGTCAATTACTTTCAAAGAATTGATATCAGATATATTCAATTCTCAATAGATCTTAGTAGGTTCCAGTGAGAACTCTGTTTAGTCTTTCACAACTGTAGTTTTcacatcaataattatatcactCCAGACCGTTGTAATTTGTTTGGAGTTAATGAAGAAAGTAGATAATTACCGCTAGTCACATTGCCATGTGGTGTGAGTCTCTCCACCTGACAGGAAACCATTTCTTCTTGCTAATTCATGGTTTCCTAGCAAACTTAAGGGTTGTTTCCATAACTATTATTATGCCTGAATCAGTTCATatagaagataaaaataaagcatCTACCCCCTTATCCAAAACACACTTGtgtttatatatgtacaacACGTTATGTACTTGATTTTTAcgtacatttaaatatttgagcattagtaatttaaattttcattgaagACACTTGGAAGACACAAGGAATGCCTGCAACCAGCATCCAATATCTGTGAAGTTGTTAGCATCTCGTCTTTGTGTGTGAATCACTTAGTCTCTTATGCTTGCAACAGGGGACTGACAGGAGAACGAACTGTCAAGCGTTTGCGGCTATCAAAAGCCTTGACAGTACCTGAAACTACTACCATCATTGAAGCTTGTCGTCGAATGGCTGCCCGAAGGGTTGATGCTTTATTGCTGACGGATGCAAATGCATTATTATGTGGAATCCTGACAGATAAGGTATAAGTTGGATAGTTGTATATGATAGGGGTCTGAAGCAATTAAAAGTGTCTGTTCTTAATTCCCTACATCACATATGGTCACTTCATATAAAGTGAtgaattttgtgttgttttccttcttctcATTGAAGGATATAGCTACAAGAGCCATTGCTCGTGAGATTAATCTTGAGGAAACACATGTTTCCAAGATCATGACAAGGAACCCAGTATTTGTGCTTTCTGGTACTCTTGCTGTTGAGGCCTTACAAAAAATGGTTCAAGGTCTGTTTCATCTCAGATACCATGCTTTAGCACTCTATAAAGCTTGTTCTAGATCATTGCTTTTTTAACATGACATCTCCACAGGAAAATTTAGACATTTACCAGTTGTTGAAAACGGAGAGGTGATTGCTTTGCTTGACATAGCAAAATGTTTGTATGATGCTATTGCTCGTATGGAGAGGGCAGCTGAGAAGGGAAAGGCTATTGCAGCTGCTGTTGAAGGTGTTGAGAAACATTGGGGCACATCAGTTTCTGGTTGGTGGATGTGGTTTcttaccaaattttttttgtttcttccttgGAAAATCAGCTTCTACATTTGATGTGTTTGCTCTTTCTCAGTGGTATTTAATCAGTTGTGTTCAAATAATCAGTTGCCTGGCCATTTTTATTGATTCACTTTTAACGTATTGATTTGTAGGCCCAAACACATTCATTGAGACTCTTCGAGAGCGAATGTTTAGGCCCTCCTTGTCTACTATAATCTCTGAGAATTCAAAGTAGGTAATATCTTCACTTTGCTATTAACTGTATTGTGAATCTAGATTGTATGACCATTATAAAGTAATTGCTATAGTAGGAGGTTACGGCTAAAGTCATTGGTTTGTTAGGGTTGTTACAGTTGATCCAAGTGACACAGTGCTAGGGACTGCAAAGAAGATGCTTGAAGTTCAAGCGAGCTGTGCTGTTGTAACAGTAGAAAACAAACCAAGGGGCATACTAACGTGAGCTTTCCTTCATATTGAAGATGTATATTCATGTAGcaagggataaattactatgtaattttctgtatcttgcttttgaatataatttatttgtgtgCATTCTCTGTTTTTCTTAGTTCAAAAGACATGTTGATGAGAGTCATAGCTCAAGATCTTCCTCCAGAATCCACTCTGGTGGAGAAGGTAGATTTTCCCCCTTCTCTCTGTCTTCTTAGCGCAATTAATGCTATGTTGctacaattttcattcatgcaCCCACCCAAGTTGTGGTTTATGTGCAAATATATCTTCTGGAATCTGGATTATCTTTGAATTACAGGTAACCTTTTCAGTATATTTTCTTACCTTCTTGCTGGGGAATTCGAAAATAATTAGGCATGAAGCTCCCTTTTTCTTCTCCCTAAAATTCTCCAGGTGATGACCCCAAATCCAGAATGTGCCACTGTTGATACACCTATTGTTGATGCTCTCCATACCATGCATGATGGCAAATTTTTGCACCTCCCTGTTGTTGATAAAGGTAGATATACCTCCATCAGATATTATGCgaacttttattaaaatttctctaaATTATTGGTTCCTTCTAATCTTTTATGGCAATTGTACAGATGGAACATTCGTAGCTGTTGTTGATGTACTTCATATAACTCAAGCTGCTGTAGCCACAGTAAGTCATATTTAACCTTTTTAAAGACAAATAGTTGACGGAAATGGTGCACTTGTCCTGTGTGATAACACGAAACAAGCATGACTTCTTTATCCGCTTCAATAATCTTTAACATGCTTGCTGAACTAGTTCTGTCCTCTacttttcttattctttgGTGTTGTTTGAATTGCTGTATGCATAATTAAGATTCTGGAGGCTGGGACAGAGTAGAACAGATTGGATTTCACTCATTTCAGGGCTGTGGGTGGTTGGGGCAATGTGATTGCAGTTCTTGAGTGATAAATTTTGGTGGCCATGGTCGCAACAGTGTCTGATCTGGTCCCCTTTTAGTGATGGCTGGAGAGGTTCAATAGGGAGTGCCATAACCATGTATCAGTCAGataaaaattcaacatatatattccTTTCAGAGATGGATAAATATCCATGATGCAGAATGAATTATAGCATAATTTCCAAAATATCAGCTTGGAGGTGTTCCTAGATGGTTTGGAATTTGTCCGGGGCGTCATCAATAACTCAATATAGTATAGTAATGGCATGTCAAGCATGGATAATGGTGTCAGACATGGAATGCACATCCATAGGCTTACTTGAGCCTGAGCCTTGATTTTATTAGCTGTAGTAATCTGACGTCTTGgcttatatgaattttgaatgataatccttttctttttaaatctGAAGATAAGCAATATACTTTTAGCTCTTTGGATTCCAAAAAGTCTTCGAGTGCAATTTAATTAACCGGAAGACTGAAGAACAACACTACAATAGTTTAGGTCTTTCTAGGTGAAACTAAAAACCAACTTTCTCTTCAGAAGCATAATTGTCGAAtctactttaaattttttatcactgaaacatttaattatcatgCAGAAAGTCAGTGTTTATGACTAGACATGTGAACAATTTGAAAGAAAGCAGTCCTGTTGGAGCCTTTAAGAACATTGGATgtgctttgatttttttcagtTGTAACTTGAATAAACATTCTTATTTAATGATGAGAGACAGCAAGGTCTACCAGTattattgcattatttttttcaccatGCAGTGATGTAGTTTGGCACAACGAAGATAGCCATTTACTGGAGCTGTGGATTTCCATAGCAATATCTTTATATGACTAACGGTGTCTATAGGAATTTGGAGAAAATGTGATTTAAGTTTCTAGTATGCATAATACTACTACACATACAACATGCAACTTTTTTGTAATTCAAGATAAATCTTAAAATACGCGGTTTAGTTTGTATGATTTGTTATGTCATTGAAATTCATGTCAACTGTATCGTTGGATGAACTTTGGTTTTATTGTCCAAAAGGGAGTCTAACATAGTGTTtcgatttgtgttttgaatgttttgttttgtgttttggagatagagagagaaaaataaagataagtgtgtgttaaagatatatggtatgtttgaatttgtgttttgaggtaatttaaaatattttaaaataagtagtgtaggtttgatgttggaatttgggagacaaaaatcactgttcattgtcaaatcatatcacTTTATGtatattgttatattaaatatgtatacatataatatattatatgtttaatgttgtattttttagagacaaattactatttattgtcaaatcatgtcttttttatattatatatataagtgtatatatatattattataatttatatagaaagttgaaaaacaaaaaaacacacagataaggtgtaaaaacacaaaaacaaacattgggtatattttatcttgtctcgaaAAATGCGAAAACATGAATCGAAACATAGTGAATTAGGAAGATTTACACTAGTTCAAGTTGAAGCATACGGCTCctatttccatttttattgACTTCTATTATATGGAATATGCAAGGAAATTAGCTGCATactttatttactttaatCTTGAGACTTGACGTCTACTTAATCAGTTATGTACTCTGTGAAGAATGTATGACCTAATTGGTTGTTTGTTTCCAGGTTGGTAGTACTGCTGGAGTCAGTGGTGAGGCTGCAAACACCATGATGCAAAAGTTCTGGGATTCTGCAATGGAGTTAGCTCCAGATGACGAGGACTCCAGGAGGTTGTGCTTTACTATCTGTCGCTCAGTTTCTTGCAGAAATATTGTGAACAATGAgagttgaatttgttgattgtAGGATAGCAGGAATTGGATTCCTCAAACCCTTTCTCTTGtttcttacaatttttaatgatatcGCAGTGAGAATTCCCTGAAGCTGAATTCTGATGCTGGAGAAATCAGTCAATCTCTTCCTTGTCCTTCTTCCACCACATCCAGTAATTTTGCTTTCAAGATTCAAGACAGAAAAGGAAGAATGCATAGGTTCTTATGTGGTTCGTCTCCAatctctttccttttcctgAGAACATAAATTTGGGCAATTTTGCtggttttttgtttcattttcatctctaAAGTTGAGCTTCACATTGGTGGAAAGTTGTATCAGGCAAAAAGAATGTTTGAATATGTGCAATATTAGGCAATTGTATTCTGTCAAATCAGTGCAGACTAGAAAAAAAGAACCTTGTATCATTGATCATATCACACAAATATTCTTCCAGGGTCGGTCTCTTTGACTCATTCATTGATGTTTCTTGTCCAGGTACACAGCACTTGGCTGATTTTATAACGGCAATCCTTCAAAGAGTGGGAGATGAAATTGATCGTAACAACCTTCCACAAATTCTGGTAGACTCTGGGCCAACTCTACTCTGTTTTATTTTACCAAACTCCAAAAAAATCTTATGCTTGTGGGTGATCTGCAGTACGAAGATGAAGATGGTGACAAAGTTGTAATTGCATCAGATGGTGATCTTCAAGCAGCTGTAGACCATGCAAGACTAGCTGGTTGGAAGGTATTGATAAGTTGTAACTAATATTAACTTTTACCACCAGAATCTCAGGAAcgaaattgtaatatttacaaatttactTTTCAGTTGGTCATTTTTAGTAATTCTCTCTTCATCTCCTCTTTATTGTGCCACAATAAATACATACTTcagtcttttatttttgctttcgAAAAGAAACTAATGTAATCAACCTGAACAGGGGTTGAAATTGCACTTAGACTATTCAGGAACACCTCATCGGCTGAGGGGATCCACCTCATCCTCGAGTCTGGATTATGCCCAAGCAGATAGCGCATGGGCTTCGGCGTACAGCGCTGTTGCAGCTGGGGCTGCACTAGTTGCTGGTTTAGGCGTACTAGCATTCTTGAGGCGATCTGGAAATTGATCAAACTTTATTCCGCATACACATTACTCACAGGAGTTCTTGAAGCTCGAAGACAAACTGGAATTGGATGTTCAGGTGTGTTATCTTTGGATTGAATTCATTGATCTACTTATACCTTACAGGATCATTGATTTGTCATACCCTGCTATACGGAGTTTTGCACTGGTGATTATGACGAAAAATGGATTTTGTCCGGATACAGTTTGTAGCTGCTTGAATATGGGGCTATATTAATTGGATGAATTCATAAACTGCATATGGCTTCCTGATTGTAAGTGCTCCACAGGAACTGTATGCAAACTTCAACTTTACTTTGGTCTCTTTGTCTGCAGAAAGTGATCTTTCAGTTTGTTGGTTCTCGTTAACTCTTCTGGAGACTCTCCCCTTAGAAAATTGATCAAGGTCCAAGCACTGTTTTGAATATCATGTCCAATTCCAGAGTCTTTCATATCTTCCAAGTTGCCTTGGAGGCTGTcatgaataattttatgaataaggGGTtctaaacataaaataaaaagataaggCGACAGGAAATCCCCATGCCGTAGGCCTCTAAGTGGTCTCCAGGCCGATGATTCTTCTCACCCTATttaagaaggaaaagaaggaaagTCGAATATATATTGAACAAATCGCATAAAACCCTAGTATAGTTTGAAAGCTTGgcaaaagatttttttatattttaaaaaggattaattatattttgccatctgaattgttttttttatgctttggcacctaactttttttttgtgtcaacttatcatttcaattttataaaattttgtactttgtCAATTTACAactgttttttaaaaaaaatttgtcaaaaaacaTCACATCCAGTGAATATGTGATATTAGGTTATgcaatgttatattttttttcatatgcaTAATATGCGATGTTTTTCCAGccaaaaaatgtataaaagaaGGGTCATACATGGGAAAGTACAAATTTGGCAAAGATgaaatggtaagttgacacaaaaaaaaaaaatttgatggcaaagtgcaaaatagTCATAGTTCGgatgacaaaatgtaatttacctttttaaaaatgagGATAAGTtacaattatctttttttaggttttgcataataataaataggaaaatattttttggttcCATAAATTAGGCTTTTTTCACTTTCAGTTTAATTCATTAAGGGATTAGcatttttagttctgtaatttaaaaaaattagtactttTAGTCCTCATCCACTTTTCCATCTGCAATTTAATTGTGCGGGTTACGTGCTTAACATGTGCCGTTAAATACTTTTGACtggaggaaaaaaattggCCCTTCTTCCAGTAGTAACATATGGATGCTCCATTTAGCCTATTTGGTTCATTTGTGGAAGATATGATTCTTTATGTTGCTTGTATTTGgcttcaatttataaaaatatgggaggatatgattcaatttttataagagaagagagaaatctCCCTTTCTTTGctctaattttcttcaaagtttgtttcccccAATGTAGTTATATTTCCCTCCAAAAGTGGCCTCGAGTTGAAAAATACGtcatttttttcctccaaccaAAGATGTTTAACAGTCGTACGTGACCTACACTGTTAAATTACAGACGAAAAAGTGGATTAgaactaaaagtgctaattttcGTAAATTACGGGatcaaaagtgctaatttcGTAATGAAAGGGACCTGAAGTGAAACAAGTATAACTTATGGgactgaaaatattatttctcttAACAAATGCCTTCTCGTTATGTAGAAAGTTGCAGATACCACCCTAATCTTAACATCCTTTAACAGAAAGTCATTCCGTTAGCCCCTGAtagatttttatgattatcCAAAATgctcttttaaattatgaaatataattttatatactttgtGAATTTTATAAGAGTacttatatgaattaatattttaaatattatttcctttatccatcttaattttttttatattttttcaaatctttttaaaaaaaatcaacaaaagtaaaataataacttttacttattatttaaggacaacataattattttttatttgaagggagtatttataagtgtgtaaataataaaaaaatatttgtaattataactcGATTTGTTTTATAAACGTAGATCACTTGTGCTCTCTGTTAAATGCACCTAAAGACGTCAATCTTTTATATTGTTTGCAGTGGCGTGTGCACTTAATGCAGGAGGACAagtgatcaaaatttaataaaatagggattttttaatttatttttaaaaaatagggatTATAAACTATATAGTCCCCAGTCTTATGGGCTAAGTGTATTCcattttgtgatttgaaaaagttAGTATTTTCGTGGAGTGTTTGCGAGAGTTTTGGAAAAGTATTTTTCAGCTTGAggcttcaaaaatatatttttgaggtatttggaaaaatttatGCATTAACGATTtgcaaaaaatcaataataagtcaatatatgtacatttaaattttttttccaatttttttttattagtacaACAAATTCGTTGAACTTTGATTAATGAggtgacttatttgttagacggaagcagaCTTTACcagtgctagatgtaatttctcaaactaaagggagtttacgtgtaattacattaaacctcAGATgaggaagtgtaattatccctataattTATGTAAGCTTCGAACGATAAGGTGAAAACGTCAACTTTACTCTTactgcaattttaatttttcgtttcaaaaaattgaaaaatataaaaatctgGTCTCGGATGGatgttattatgaaaaaaatatataataacatcAACAAATACATAGAATTATCATTCATTATtcataagggtattttggacaattcaatacaaatttgaatgaaaCTTTATCGAAAGCTAACGTTATGGCGTTCGATTACTGGACTCATTATTATCAgggatataaataaatttctcaaatcaaacaataaaaaaatattcataattatatcaaaattcaaaaaatccGGACCTAATCTAccctaaatttttattgccCCTTTATGTAATGAAAATGATATACCAAATTTGTCTATACTATTAAGACATGCTTAAGTTTGAAGTTGCAGTTATTCTT from Sesamum indicum cultivar Zhongzhi No. 13 linkage group LG3, S_indicum_v1.0, whole genome shotgun sequence harbors:
- the LOC105158140 gene encoding CBS domain-containing protein CBSCBSPB1 isoform X2; the protein is MTMSQGGSSSRRSMTLTSSLSQGRKKIAAPAENGSVGVGNSPRHRKSISTSRSAGLTGERTVKRLRLSKALTVPETTTIIEACRRMAARRVDALLLTDANALLCGILTDKDIATRAIAREINLEETHVSKIMTRNPVFVLSGTLAVEALQKMVQGKFRHLPVVENGEVIALLDIAKCLYDAIARMERAAEKGKAIAAAVEGVEKHWGTSVSGPNTFIETLRERMFRPSLSTIISENSKVVTVDPSDTVLGTAKKMLEVQASCAVVTVENKPRGILTSKDMLMRVIAQDLPPESTLVEKVMTPNPECATVDTPIVDALHTMHDGKFLHLPVVDKDGTFVAVVDVLHITQAAVATVGSTAGVSGEAANTMMQKFWDSAMELAPDDEDSRSENSLKLNSDAGEISQSLPCPSSTTSSNFAFKIQDRKGRMHRFLCGTQHLADFITAILQRVGDEIDRNNLPQILYEDEDGDKVVIASDGDLQAAVDHARLAGWKGLKLHLDYSGTPHRLRGSTSSSSLDYAQADSAWASAYSAVAAGAALVAGLGVLAFLRRSGN
- the LOC105158140 gene encoding CBS domain-containing protein CBSCBSPB1 isoform X1, encoding MLLSESTLGEGKGFFLIRSRFNFAIGSGGLLLIQWMTMSQGGSSSRRSMTLTSSLSQGRKKIAAPAENGSVGVGNSPRHRKSISTSRSAGLTGERTVKRLRLSKALTVPETTTIIEACRRMAARRVDALLLTDANALLCGILTDKDIATRAIAREINLEETHVSKIMTRNPVFVLSGTLAVEALQKMVQGKFRHLPVVENGEVIALLDIAKCLYDAIARMERAAEKGKAIAAAVEGVEKHWGTSVSGPNTFIETLRERMFRPSLSTIISENSKVVTVDPSDTVLGTAKKMLEVQASCAVVTVENKPRGILTSKDMLMRVIAQDLPPESTLVEKVMTPNPECATVDTPIVDALHTMHDGKFLHLPVVDKDGTFVAVVDVLHITQAAVATVGSTAGVSGEAANTMMQKFWDSAMELAPDDEDSRSENSLKLNSDAGEISQSLPCPSSTTSSNFAFKIQDRKGRMHRFLCGTQHLADFITAILQRVGDEIDRNNLPQILYEDEDGDKVVIASDGDLQAAVDHARLAGWKGLKLHLDYSGTPHRLRGSTSSSSLDYAQADSAWASAYSAVAAGAALVAGLGVLAFLRRSGN